Proteins from a genomic interval of Kitasatospora herbaricolor:
- the metG gene encoding methionine--tRNA ligase — protein sequence MARHLITSALPYINGIKHLGNMVGSMLPADVYSRYLRRRGHEVLYICATDEHGTPAELAAKAAGLPVDEFCAQQHLAQKAVYDGFELSFDYFGRSSSAQNREITQEFARELHANGFIEERAVRQVYSKADGRFLPDRYIEGTCPHCGYDKARGDQCENCTRLLDPTDLIDARSAVSGSRDLEVRETTHLFLLQSKLESEVAAWIDATGSEWPTLASSIARKWLTEGLADRAITRDLDWGVPVPGDVWPELAAAGKVFYVWFDAPIEYIGATKEWADAAPADESRDWKSWWYRADDVRYTEFMAKDNVPFHTVMFPATIIGTRAPWKKVDYVKAFNWLNYYGGKFSTSQQHGIFTNAALELLPADYWRYFLMANAPESDDTSFSWELFSSSVNKDLADTLGNFVNRVLSFSLKRFGDSVPAGNEPGEAERALGEEVAGLLAEYEGHLEALRFRKAAQALRALWSAGNSYLEAKAPWLEIRTDEAAAALTLRTAMNLIHLYGVVSEPFIPSTAAVMRGVFARPEQALPDGGPAAQAPAADLAWVTPEQARALEFVGAGTSFTVPPVLFAKITDENLEAWRERFGAE from the coding sequence ATGGCTCGACACCTGATCACCAGCGCGCTTCCGTACATCAACGGGATCAAGCACCTGGGGAACATGGTCGGGTCCATGCTCCCCGCGGACGTGTACTCCCGCTACCTGCGCCGACGCGGCCACGAGGTGCTCTACATCTGCGCCACCGACGAGCACGGCACACCCGCCGAGCTGGCCGCCAAGGCCGCCGGGCTGCCGGTGGACGAGTTCTGCGCGCAGCAGCACCTCGCGCAGAAGGCGGTCTACGACGGCTTCGAGCTGTCCTTCGACTACTTCGGGCGCAGCTCCTCGGCGCAGAACCGGGAGATCACCCAGGAGTTCGCGCGCGAGCTGCACGCCAACGGCTTCATCGAGGAGCGCGCCGTCCGCCAGGTGTACTCCAAGGCCGACGGCCGGTTCCTGCCGGACCGTTACATCGAGGGCACCTGCCCGCACTGCGGCTACGACAAGGCCCGCGGGGACCAGTGCGAGAACTGCACCCGCCTGCTGGACCCGACCGATCTGATCGACGCCCGCTCGGCGGTCAGCGGCAGCCGGGACCTCGAAGTCCGGGAGACCACCCACCTGTTCCTGCTCCAGTCGAAGCTGGAGAGCGAGGTGGCCGCCTGGATCGACGCCACCGGCTCGGAGTGGCCGACGCTGGCGTCCTCGATCGCCCGCAAGTGGCTGACCGAGGGCCTCGCGGACCGGGCGATCACCCGGGACCTCGACTGGGGCGTCCCGGTGCCCGGCGACGTGTGGCCCGAACTGGCCGCCGCCGGAAAGGTGTTCTACGTCTGGTTCGACGCCCCGATCGAGTACATCGGCGCGACCAAGGAATGGGCCGACGCGGCGCCGGCCGACGAGAGCCGGGACTGGAAGTCCTGGTGGTACCGGGCCGACGACGTCCGCTACACGGAGTTCATGGCCAAGGACAACGTCCCGTTCCACACCGTGATGTTCCCGGCCACCATCATCGGCACCCGCGCGCCCTGGAAGAAGGTCGACTACGTCAAGGCCTTCAACTGGCTGAACTACTACGGAGGGAAGTTCTCCACCAGCCAGCAGCACGGCATCTTCACCAACGCGGCCCTGGAGCTGCTGCCCGCCGACTACTGGCGGTACTTCCTGATGGCCAACGCCCCGGAGTCGGACGACACCAGCTTCAGCTGGGAGCTGTTCTCCTCCTCGGTGAACAAGGACCTCGCGGACACGCTCGGCAACTTCGTCAACCGGGTGCTGTCGTTCAGCCTCAAGCGCTTCGGCGACAGCGTCCCGGCGGGGAACGAGCCCGGCGAGGCCGAGCGCGCCCTGGGCGAGGAGGTCGCCGGCCTGCTGGCCGAGTACGAGGGGCACCTGGAGGCCCTGCGGTTCCGCAAGGCCGCCCAGGCGCTGCGGGCCCTGTGGAGCGCCGGCAACTCCTACCTGGAGGCGAAGGCCCCCTGGCTGGAGATCCGCACCGACGAGGCCGCGGCCGCCCTCACCCTGCGGACGGCGATGAACCTGATCCACCTGTACGGGGTCGTCTCGGAGCCGTTCATCCCGTCGACCGCGGCCGTCATGCGCGGCGTGTTCGCCCGCCCGGAGCAGGCCCTCCCGGACGGGGGACCGGCGGCGCAGGCCCCGGCGGCCGACCTGGCCTGGGTGACCCCCGAGCAGGCCCGCGCGCTCGAGTTCGTCGGCGCGGGCACCTCGTTCACCGTCCCGCCGGTGCTCTTCGCCAAGATCACGGACGAGAACCTGGAAGCCTGGCGGGAGCGCTTCGGCGCGGAGTGA
- a CDS encoding AAA domain-containing protein: MAGPERPYPTEEFLRACRAEIASARRHDGSARSADTVLLHSGRQTGGGDPREYVFRCKNWRDTLDGRALLVRPEGSQHDWTPAEVTRGPDGAVRVLTAADLGTDRARAELREDDAGNWVALVKRLEAVGGPESRLETAMAGLLLDQGDAAVAQVPDPHRWVAGWHGLQLNDRQRRAVAQALGSRILFLWGPPGTGKTDVVSYIAEGCYRQGHRVLFLAPTNVAVDQALERICELLERESGFDSGLVQRAGRLVVPSLARRFGEQVDEERITARVNAEIDARLARAKPELDGVRAALARHDEGRRLTESLDGARARQRAAAAESDEAGHRLLVADAAAAALRLQLARAAPVQGLFADRKQAKLDELRAELAGQIEATEAAARTQREAAARATRAEADIPALEAQRQRAAAELAGTPPRGELEARAEALHQQIQELDAERRRLQDTVRSRCRVLGTTVARAVQSRRLMDEIDVVVIDEAGMVDLPSAWVAAGLAGKRVVVAGDFRQLPAVTKAAGDDADKDQQPHSRQWAARDAFHAAGLVGTDGAARGGDPRLVGLDTQYRMHPAVCGLVNAVAYPDAPLRTGRPDGSRLPSSPLLPGPLVLLDTSGQRVPGGGPGAHRTNAVHEAVIHELVRGLQYDGVLPARVSGTGDGAPGPGAQLAVIAPYKDQVRRLSEGLRHRFGEEYEGLVDTVHRFQGSQRPLVVIDMVAGAGAKPGFFYEGTGLSSTTTRLLNVAASRAQDHLVVVADVAHLREHLAPHSEALVMLDHLERHAVRLPVEELVPVRQAAELAGLAEDELARPAFFPADEVGRAVSWDLGRAVTSIDVFCAFLNAKAVDHWIGPLAERAAAGVTVTVHTRDHRGDTRATWLVERLGRSGITVLQRERMHEKVLIVDETVLWHGSLNLLAKIGPTDLMMRLTDPESCRRVRRIMAQARPADESRWERPGGDPRARAAAPGTAPAPAPAPAVAPASPAPSAPVAGRATGAPAGTAPGDVVDGRLYLKVPYQEKDEARRLVRARWDGRLKLWWVDAAGTDRAAVRRWLP; encoded by the coding sequence ATGGCGGGACCGGAACGTCCGTATCCGACCGAGGAGTTCCTGCGAGCGTGCCGGGCGGAGATCGCCTCGGCCCGCCGGCACGACGGCTCGGCGCGCTCCGCCGACACCGTCCTGCTGCACAGCGGGCGGCAGACCGGCGGCGGGGACCCGCGCGAGTACGTCTTCCGCTGCAAGAACTGGCGGGACACCCTGGACGGCCGCGCCCTGCTGGTCCGCCCCGAGGGATCTCAGCACGACTGGACACCGGCCGAGGTGACCCGCGGACCGGACGGCGCCGTCCGGGTGCTGACCGCCGCCGACCTCGGCACCGACCGGGCCAGGGCCGAACTCCGTGAGGACGACGCCGGCAACTGGGTCGCGCTGGTCAAGCGCCTCGAAGCGGTCGGCGGCCCGGAGAGCCGCCTGGAGACCGCCATGGCCGGCCTGCTGCTCGACCAGGGGGACGCCGCGGTCGCCCAGGTGCCCGACCCGCACCGCTGGGTGGCCGGCTGGCACGGCCTGCAGCTCAACGACCGCCAGCGGCGGGCCGTGGCCCAGGCACTCGGCAGCCGGATCCTCTTCCTCTGGGGCCCGCCCGGCACCGGCAAGACCGACGTCGTCTCGTACATCGCCGAGGGCTGCTACCGGCAGGGGCACCGGGTGCTCTTCCTGGCACCCACCAACGTCGCGGTCGACCAGGCACTGGAGCGGATCTGCGAACTGCTGGAGCGGGAGAGCGGGTTCGACTCCGGCCTGGTGCAGCGCGCCGGCCGGCTCGTGGTCCCCAGCCTCGCCCGGCGCTTCGGTGAGCAGGTCGACGAGGAGCGGATCACCGCCCGGGTGAACGCCGAGATCGACGCCCGGCTCGCCCGGGCCAAACCGGAACTGGACGGCGTACGCGCCGCCTTGGCCCGCCACGACGAGGGCCGGCGGCTGACCGAGAGCCTGGACGGCGCCCGGGCCCGGCAGCGTGCGGCCGCGGCCGAGAGCGACGAGGCCGGCCACCGGCTGCTGGTCGCCGACGCCGCCGCGGCCGCCCTGCGGCTCCAACTCGCCCGGGCCGCACCGGTCCAGGGCCTGTTCGCCGACCGCAAGCAGGCCAAGCTGGACGAGCTGCGGGCGGAACTCGCCGGGCAGATCGAGGCCACCGAGGCCGCCGCCCGGACCCAGCGGGAGGCCGCCGCCCGCGCCACCCGGGCCGAGGCCGACATCCCTGCCCTGGAGGCGCAGCGGCAGCGGGCCGCCGCGGAGCTGGCCGGCACCCCGCCCCGGGGCGAGCTGGAGGCCCGGGCCGAGGCCCTGCACCAGCAGATCCAGGAGCTGGACGCCGAGCGGCGCCGGCTCCAGGACACCGTCCGGTCCCGCTGCCGGGTGCTCGGCACCACCGTCGCCCGGGCCGTGCAGTCCCGCCGGCTGATGGACGAGATCGACGTCGTGGTGATCGACGAGGCCGGGATGGTCGACCTCCCGTCCGCCTGGGTCGCCGCCGGTCTGGCCGGCAAGCGGGTGGTGGTGGCCGGGGACTTCCGCCAACTGCCCGCGGTCACCAAGGCGGCCGGCGACGACGCCGACAAGGACCAGCAGCCGCACTCGCGGCAGTGGGCCGCCCGGGACGCCTTCCACGCGGCCGGGCTGGTCGGCACGGACGGCGCCGCCCGCGGCGGCGACCCGCGGCTGGTCGGCCTGGACACCCAGTACCGGATGCATCCGGCCGTCTGCGGACTGGTCAACGCGGTCGCCTACCCGGACGCGCCGCTGCGCACCGGCCGCCCGGACGGCAGCCGGCTGCCGTCCTCGCCGCTGCTGCCCGGCCCGCTCGTCCTGCTCGACACCTCCGGGCAGCGGGTGCCCGGCGGCGGCCCGGGCGCCCACCGCACCAACGCCGTGCACGAGGCGGTGATCCACGAACTGGTCCGCGGCCTGCAGTACGACGGCGTGCTGCCCGCCCGGGTCTCCGGCACGGGGGACGGCGCGCCGGGGCCTGGTGCGCAACTGGCGGTGATCGCGCCGTACAAGGACCAGGTGCGGCGGCTGAGCGAGGGGCTGCGGCACCGGTTCGGGGAGGAGTACGAGGGCCTGGTCGACACCGTGCACCGGTTCCAGGGAAGCCAGCGGCCGCTGGTGGTGATCGACATGGTGGCCGGCGCGGGGGCCAAGCCGGGATTCTTCTACGAGGGGACGGGCCTGTCCTCCACCACCACCCGGCTGCTCAACGTCGCCGCCAGCCGGGCCCAGGACCACCTGGTGGTGGTCGCCGACGTGGCGCACCTGCGCGAGCACCTGGCTCCGCACAGCGAGGCGCTGGTGATGCTGGACCATCTGGAGCGGCACGCCGTCCGGCTCCCGGTGGAGGAGCTGGTGCCCGTCCGGCAGGCGGCCGAGCTGGCCGGCCTCGCCGAGGACGAGCTGGCGCGCCCCGCGTTCTTCCCCGCCGACGAGGTGGGCCGGGCGGTGTCCTGGGACCTCGGCCGGGCGGTCACCAGCATCGACGTCTTCTGCGCCTTCCTGAACGCCAAGGCCGTGGACCACTGGATCGGGCCGCTGGCCGAGCGGGCCGCCGCCGGGGTCACGGTGACCGTCCACACCAGGGACCACCGCGGGGACACCCGGGCGACCTGGCTGGTGGAGCGGCTCGGCCGGAGCGGCATCACGGTACTGCAGCGGGAGCGGATGCACGAGAAGGTGCTGATCGTCGACGAAACCGTGCTGTGGCACGGCTCGCTGAACCTGCTGGCGAAGATCGGGCCGACCGACCTGATGATGCGGCTGACCGACCCGGAGTCCTGCCGCCGGGTGCGGCGGATCATGGCGCAGGCCAGGCCGGCGGACGAGAGCCGCTGGGAGCGCCCCGGCGGCGACCCGCGGGCCCGGGCCGCGGCCCCCGGCACCGCCCCGGCTCCCGCGCCCGCCCCCGCTGTCGCCCCCGCGTCGCCGGCGCCGTCGGCGCCGGTGGCGGGCAGGGCGACCGGGGCGCCGGCGGGGACCGCCCCGGGTGACGTGGTCGACGGGCGGCTCTACCTCAAGGTGCCGTACCAGGAGAAGGACGAGGCCAGGCGGCTGGTCCGGGCCCGCTGGGACGGCAGGCTCAAGCTCTGGTGGGTGGACGCCGCCGGCACCGACCGGGCGGCGGTGCGGCGCTGGCTGCCGTAG
- a CDS encoding iron-containing alcohol dehydrogenase family protein — translation MPVLTRLVPSPVFVEIRPGALDSLAGILADQRLSAAGRIAIAISNGSGAALRARLEPALPGADWYNVDDGSLDSAVRLADRMRAGHYDAMVGLGGGKIIDAAKYAAARVGLPVVAVATNLAHDGICSPVSTLDNDAGRGSYGVPGPIGIVVDLDVIREAPQRFVAAGIGDAISNISSCADWELSQAVTGEKVDGLAVAMARTAGESLLRHPGNLQDKDLLTALAEALVLSGIAMNIAGSTRPSSGACHEISHALDVLYPKRSAQHGEQVGLGAAFASFLRGERELAGLIVECLARHGLPVTAAQIGFTEAEFTEAVHYAPNTRPGRFTILEHLDLSPSAIRDAYADYVQAVND, via the coding sequence GTGCCAGTACTGACCCGTCTGGTTCCGTCGCCGGTCTTCGTGGAGATCCGTCCGGGGGCCCTGGACTCGCTGGCCGGCATCCTCGCCGACCAGCGGCTGTCCGCCGCCGGCCGGATCGCGATCGCGATCAGCAACGGGTCCGGCGCGGCGCTGCGGGCCCGGCTGGAGCCGGCCCTGCCCGGCGCCGACTGGTACAACGTCGACGACGGCAGCCTGGACAGCGCGGTGCGCCTCGCCGACCGGATGCGGGCCGGGCACTACGACGCCATGGTCGGCCTCGGCGGCGGCAAGATCATCGACGCCGCCAAGTACGCCGCCGCCCGGGTCGGCCTGCCGGTGGTCGCGGTGGCCACCAACCTGGCCCACGACGGCATCTGCTCGCCGGTCTCGACCCTCGACAACGACGCCGGACGCGGCTCCTACGGGGTGCCGGGGCCGATCGGCATCGTGGTCGACCTGGACGTGATCCGCGAGGCGCCGCAGCGCTTCGTCGCGGCCGGCATCGGCGACGCGATCTCCAACATCTCCTCCTGCGCGGACTGGGAGCTGTCCCAGGCCGTCACCGGCGAGAAGGTCGACGGACTGGCCGTCGCGATGGCCCGTACGGCGGGGGAGAGCCTGCTGCGCCATCCGGGAAACCTCCAGGACAAGGACCTCCTTACGGCCCTGGCGGAAGCCCTGGTACTGTCCGGCATCGCGATGAATATCGCGGGCAGTACCCGGCCCTCCTCCGGTGCCTGCCACGAGATCTCGCATGCCCTGGACGTGCTGTATCCCAAGCGATCCGCCCAGCACGGCGAACAGGTGGGCCTCGGGGCCGCCTTCGCCAGCTTCCTGCGGGGCGAGCGCGAGCTGGCCGGTCTGATCGTGGAGTGCCTGGCGCGCCACGGCCTGCCGGTGACCGCAGCTCAGATCGGCTTCACCGAGGCGGAGTTCACCGAGGCGGTGCACTACGCTCCGAACACCCGTCCGGGTCGCTTCACCATCCTTGAGCACCTCGACCTCTCCCCATCAGCCATCAGGGACGCGTACGCCGACTATGTCCAAGCCGTCAACGACTGA
- a CDS encoding phosphocholine cytidylyltransferase family protein — protein sequence MIGLVLAAGAGRRLRPYTDTLPKALVPVDGERTVLDLTLGNFAEVGLREAAVVVGYRKEAVYDRKDALEQKYGVKLTLVENDKAEEWNNAYSLWCARDLFGEGLLLANGDTVHPASVQRTMLDGNDRLAKEGRAPGILLALDTVKKLADEEMKVVVDPAAGMRRITKLMEPAEATGEYIGVTVINPSAAQDLSDALRTTFERDPQLYYEDGYQEMVNRGLRIDVQPIGEVSWVEVDNHEDLAKAREIACQY from the coding sequence ATGATCGGCCTCGTTCTGGCAGCCGGCGCCGGCCGCCGGCTGCGCCCGTACACCGACACCCTGCCGAAGGCTCTGGTGCCGGTCGACGGGGAGCGGACCGTCCTGGACCTCACCCTCGGCAACTTCGCCGAGGTCGGTCTGCGGGAGGCGGCCGTCGTGGTCGGCTACCGCAAGGAGGCGGTGTACGACCGCAAGGACGCCCTGGAGCAGAAGTACGGCGTCAAGCTCACCCTGGTCGAGAACGACAAGGCCGAGGAGTGGAACAACGCCTACTCCCTCTGGTGCGCCCGGGACCTCTTCGGCGAGGGCCTGCTGCTCGCCAACGGCGACACCGTGCACCCGGCCTCGGTGCAGCGCACCATGCTGGACGGCAACGACCGCCTGGCCAAGGAGGGCCGCGCCCCCGGCATCCTGCTGGCCCTCGACACGGTGAAGAAGCTCGCCGACGAGGAGATGAAGGTCGTCGTGGACCCGGCCGCGGGCATGCGCCGGATCACCAAGCTGATGGAGCCCGCGGAGGCGACCGGTGAGTACATCGGCGTCACGGTCATCAACCCCTCCGCCGCCCAGGACCTCTCCGACGCCCTGCGCACCACCTTCGAGCGCGACCCGCAGCTGTACTACGAGGACGGCTACCAGGAGATGGTGAACCGGGGGCTGCGGATCGACGTGCAGCCGATCGGCGAGGTCTCCTGGGTCGAGGTCGACAACCACGAGGACCTGGCCAAGGCGCGGGAGATCGCGTGCCAGTACTGA
- a CDS encoding VOC family protein, whose translation MPEVTDPYLPGTPCWVDLMADDQQAALDFYRDLFGWQGEIGPAEFGGYAVCTLNGKAVAGIGPTMAPEGMPKPPVAWTTHLATDDADAAQRAVTEAGGTVLVPVMDVGTTGRMQIVADPTGAVFGIWQAVDFAGAEIVGEHGALVWNDLHTGDVPAATAFYRAVLGIEVTPMEGAEGYYSLNVAGRSVGGMGTLDMDPPGTPAHWLTYFAVDNPDSTVDQLVKKGGKALLPPFDMVAGRMAVVSDPQGAVFAVIAPLPM comes from the coding sequence ATGCCTGAAGTCACTGATCCGTACCTGCCCGGCACGCCGTGCTGGGTCGATCTGATGGCCGACGACCAGCAGGCGGCGCTGGATTTCTACCGGGACCTGTTCGGATGGCAGGGCGAGATCGGGCCGGCCGAGTTCGGCGGCTACGCGGTCTGCACGCTGAACGGCAAGGCGGTGGCGGGCATCGGCCCGACCATGGCGCCCGAGGGGATGCCCAAACCGCCGGTCGCGTGGACCACCCACCTCGCCACCGACGACGCGGACGCCGCCCAGCGGGCCGTCACCGAAGCCGGCGGCACCGTGCTGGTGCCGGTGATGGACGTCGGCACCACCGGCCGGATGCAGATCGTGGCGGACCCGACCGGCGCGGTGTTCGGGATCTGGCAGGCGGTGGACTTCGCGGGCGCCGAGATCGTCGGCGAGCACGGCGCGCTGGTCTGGAACGACCTGCACACCGGCGACGTCCCCGCGGCGACCGCCTTCTACCGCGCGGTCCTCGGCATCGAGGTGACGCCGATGGAGGGCGCCGAGGGCTACTACTCGCTGAACGTCGCCGGCCGCAGCGTCGGTGGCATGGGCACCCTCGACATGGACCCGCCCGGGACACCGGCGCACTGGCTGACGTACTTCGCGGTGGACAACCCGGACAGTACGGTCGACCAGCTGGTGAAGAAGGGCGGCAAGGCCCTGCTGCCGCCGTTCGACATGGTGGCCGGCCGGATGGCGGTCGTCTCGGACCCGCAGGGAGCGGTCTTCGCGGTGATCGCGCCGCTGCCGATGTAG
- the idi gene encoding isopentenyl-diphosphate Delta-isomerase, which translates to MPQSPPTNPTHFASEIDTGLDVETDIAEPAGGTGAPEILLELVDDEGVTIGTAEKLWAHQQPGRLHRAFSVFLFDRQGRMLLQRRALGKYHSPGVWSNTCCGHPYPDEPPFVAAARRTAEELGVAPALLCEAGTVRYDLPDEASGLIEREWNHLFVGLVTAPVRPNPDEVDDFAFVSAEELKELEAERPFSVWFRTVFEAALPGIREIAGRDW; encoded by the coding sequence ATGCCGCAGAGTCCCCCGACCAACCCGACGCACTTCGCCTCCGAGATCGACACCGGTCTCGACGTCGAGACCGACATCGCCGAACCGGCCGGCGGGACCGGCGCCCCGGAGATCCTCCTGGAGCTGGTCGACGACGAGGGCGTCACGATCGGGACGGCCGAGAAGCTCTGGGCGCACCAGCAGCCGGGCCGGCTGCACCGCGCCTTCTCGGTGTTCCTCTTCGACCGCCAGGGCCGGATGCTGCTCCAGCGCCGCGCCCTCGGCAAGTACCACTCCCCCGGGGTCTGGTCCAACACCTGCTGCGGGCACCCCTACCCGGACGAGCCGCCCTTCGTGGCCGCCGCCCGCCGTACGGCGGAGGAGCTCGGGGTCGCCCCGGCGCTGCTCTGCGAGGCCGGCACCGTCCGCTACGACCTGCCCGACGAGGCCTCCGGGCTGATCGAGCGCGAGTGGAACCACCTGTTCGTGGGCCTGGTCACCGCCCCGGTGCGGCCGAACCCCGACGAGGTGGACGACTTCGCCTTCGTCAGCGCCGAGGAGCTCAAGGAGCTGGAGGCCGAGCGCCCGTTCTCGGTCTGGTTCCGGACCGTCTTCGAGGCCGCCCTGCCCGGGATCCGCGAGATCGCCGGACGCGACTGGTAG
- a CDS encoding CDP-alcohol phosphatidyltransferase family protein yields MSKPSTTDRPAVDLTVRPSIEELRAVIHPEGMLQRRSAEHWAGRLYMRSISLRITRVLAPVTFITPNGLTYLMMLTGILAGAALVVPGLAGAVLGALLIQVYLLLDCVDGEVARWRRQTSLTGVYLDRVGHYMSEAALLTGLGLRAADLFHRGGGGSKWEWAFLGTLAALGAILIKSETDLVDVARARSGLSAVEDSAAVPRSSGVAKARKAAAFLKFHRLVGAVEASLFVLAAGVADAVHGGLFFTRLAVVVLAAVAMLQTVLHLLSIVLSSRLR; encoded by the coding sequence ATGTCCAAGCCGTCAACGACTGACCGCCCCGCGGTCGACCTCACGGTCCGGCCCTCGATCGAGGAGCTGCGGGCCGTCATCCACCCTGAGGGCATGCTCCAGCGCCGGAGCGCGGAGCACTGGGCGGGGCGCCTCTACATGCGCAGCATCTCGCTGCGGATCACCCGGGTGCTGGCGCCGGTCACCTTCATCACGCCCAACGGCCTCACCTACCTGATGATGCTCACCGGCATCCTGGCCGGTGCGGCACTGGTCGTCCCCGGGCTGGCCGGTGCGGTCCTCGGCGCGCTGCTGATCCAGGTCTACCTGCTGCTCGACTGCGTGGACGGCGAGGTGGCCCGCTGGCGCCGCCAGACCTCCCTCACCGGCGTCTACCTGGACCGGGTCGGCCACTACATGTCCGAGGCGGCGCTGCTCACCGGTCTCGGCCTGCGGGCCGCCGACCTGTTCCACCGCGGCGGCGGCGGCTCCAAGTGGGAGTGGGCCTTCCTGGGCACGCTGGCCGCGCTCGGCGCCATCCTGATCAAGTCGGAGACCGACCTGGTGGACGTGGCGCGGGCCCGCAGCGGCCTGTCCGCGGTCGAGGACAGCGCGGCGGTGCCGCGCTCCTCGGGTGTGGCCAAGGCCCGCAAGGCCGCCGCCTTCCTGAAGTTCCACCGGCTGGTCGGCGCGGTCGAGGCCTCGCTGTTCGTCCTGGCCGCCGGGGTGGCCGACGCCGTCCACGGCGGGCTGTTCTTCACCCGGCTCGCGGTGGTGGTGCTGGCGGCCGTCGCCATGCTGCAGACCGTGCTCCACCTGCTCAGCATCGTCCTTTCCAGCAGGCTCCGATGA